Proteins co-encoded in one Halorussus lipolyticus genomic window:
- a CDS encoding 30S ribosomal protein S5, which translates to MCANHDGWEPQTRLGRKVAEGDIDTMEDALNSGLPLKEPELVDQLLPGLEDEVLDINMVQRMTDSGRRVKFRCVVAIGNRDGYVGYAEGRDDQVGGAIQKAIDIAKLNLIEVNRGAGSWEDRSERPHSLARRTKGKAGSVEVELIPAPTGLGLAATDTVRKILELGGVENAWTKSHGNTRTTLNLAKATYNALENAAESRGPRGQVDFEEEVAD; encoded by the coding sequence ATGTGTGCAAACCACGACGGCTGGGAACCCCAGACCCGTCTCGGCCGTAAAGTCGCCGAGGGCGACATCGACACGATGGAGGACGCCCTCAACTCCGGGCTCCCGCTGAAGGAGCCGGAACTGGTCGACCAGCTTCTGCCGGGGCTGGAGGACGAAGTGCTGGACATCAACATGGTCCAGCGCATGACCGACTCCGGCCGCCGAGTGAAGTTCCGCTGTGTCGTCGCTATCGGCAACCGCGACGGCTACGTCGGCTACGCCGAAGGTCGAGACGACCAAGTTGGCGGTGCCATCCAGAAGGCAATCGACATCGCCAAGCTGAACCTCATCGAGGTCAACCGCGGCGCAGGTTCGTGGGAGGACCGCTCCGAGCGGCCCCACTCGCTGGCGCGTCGGACGAAGGGCAAGGCCGGAAGCGTCGAGGTCGAACTCATCCCGGCCCCGACCGGACTCGGCCTCGCCGCGACCGACACGGTTCGCAAGATTCTCGAACTCGGCGGCGTCGAGAACGCGTGGACCAAGAGCCACGGCAACACCCGAACCACGCTCAACCTCGCCAAGGCGACCTACAACGCCCTCGAAAACGCCGCGGAGTCCCGCGGCCCCCGAGGACAGGTAGACTTCGAAGAGGAGGTGGCTGACTGA
- a CDS encoding 50S ribosomal protein L18, translating into MATGPRYTVPMRRRREVRTDYHQRLRLLKSGKPRLVARKSNKHVRAQLVTMGPNGDETVTSAYSGDLEDYGWEAPTGNLPSAYLTGLLAGKRALDAGLEEAVLDIGLNTATPGGKVFAVQEGAIDAGLEIPHNDSVLADWSRNRGEHIAEYAEQLDEPLYSGDFDATELPEHFDEVRETIMED; encoded by the coding sequence ATGGCAACAGGACCACGATACACGGTGCCGATGCGCCGTCGCCGCGAGGTCCGGACTGACTACCATCAAAGGTTGCGCCTGCTGAAATCGGGCAAGCCCCGGCTAGTCGCTCGCAAGAGCAACAAGCACGTCAGGGCGCAGCTGGTCACGATGGGTCCCAACGGCGACGAAACGGTAACGAGCGCGTACTCCGGCGACCTCGAAGACTACGGCTGGGAGGCCCCCACGGGCAATCTCCCCAGTGCGTACCTGACGGGTCTGCTGGCAGGTAAGCGAGCGCTCGACGCTGGACTCGAGGAGGCCGTCCTCGACATCGGACTCAACACCGCGACACCCGGAGGCAAAGTATTCGCAGTACAGGAAGGCGCAATCGACGCCGGCCTCGAAATCCCCCACAACGACAGCGTGCTGGCCGACTGGTCGCGCAACCGCGGCGAACACATCGCCGAGTACGCCGAGCAGTTGGACGAACCGCTCTACAGCGGGGACTTCGACGCCACAGAGCTACCCGAGCACTTCGACGAAGTGCGAGAAACGATTATGGAGGACTAA
- a CDS encoding 50S ribosomal protein L19e has translation MSDLSAQKRLAADVLDVGQNRVWFDPDAQGAIAEAITREDIRELVDDGSIQSKDKKGNSRGRARKRKDKRDYGHQTGAGTRKGKSGGRQQRKEEWQQTIRAQRTKLRELRAEGEITQSQYRDLYDKAKGGEFRSVQYLLNYIESNY, from the coding sequence ATGAGCGACCTGAGCGCACAGAAGCGACTCGCCGCCGACGTGCTCGACGTGGGCCAGAACCGAGTCTGGTTCGACCCCGACGCCCAAGGTGCCATCGCGGAGGCGATTACCCGCGAGGACATCCGAGAGCTCGTCGACGATGGCTCGATTCAGTCGAAGGACAAGAAGGGCAACTCCCGCGGTCGCGCTCGCAAGCGAAAGGACAAGCGCGACTACGGTCACCAGACCGGCGCTGGCACCCGCAAGGGTAAGTCGGGCGGCCGACAACAGCGCAAAGAGGAGTGGCAACAGACGATTCGCGCACAGCGAACGAAGCTCCGCGAGCTCCGCGCCGAAGGCGAAATCACGCAGTCTCAGTACCGAGACCTGTATGACAAGGCAAAAGGCGGGGAGTTCCGTAGCGTCCAGTACCTGCTGAACTACATCGAGAGTAACTACTAA
- a CDS encoding 50S ribosomal protein L32e: protein MADDEPQELEDVSGVGPSKADALRDAGFESVEDVKGASQDDLSEVEGIGNALAARIKADVGGLEVEEETEAEIEEDESEQADAEDEDVETELQPRGLVDKTPDLSDREEELLTQRKRVGKPQFNRQDYHKKKRTPTSWRRPRGKLSKQRRGIKGKGPTVEAGFRTPKEVRGKHPSGFEEVRVHNTDDLEGVDGDTEAVRIASKVGARKRERIEEQAEEQGIRVLNPTYVEVEVDK from the coding sequence ATGGCAGACGACGAACCACAGGAACTCGAAGACGTGAGCGGTGTCGGACCGAGCAAGGCCGACGCGCTCCGAGACGCAGGCTTCGAATCCGTAGAGGACGTCAAAGGCGCGAGCCAAGACGACCTCTCGGAAGTCGAAGGCATCGGGAACGCCCTCGCGGCCCGTATCAAGGCCGACGTTGGCGGTCTCGAAGTCGAAGAGGAGACCGAAGCCGAAATCGAAGAGGACGAGTCCGAACAAGCGGACGCCGAGGACGAGGACGTCGAGACCGAACTCCAGCCCCGCGGGCTGGTCGACAAGACGCCCGACCTCAGCGACCGCGAGGAGGAACTGCTGACCCAGCGCAAGCGCGTTGGCAAGCCGCAGTTCAACCGTCAGGACTACCACAAGAAGAAGCGGACCCCGACCTCGTGGCGACGCCCGCGCGGCAAGCTCTCGAAGCAACGCCGCGGCATCAAGGGCAAAGGCCCGACGGTCGAGGCCGGTTTCCGGACGCCCAAGGAGGTACGCGGCAAGCACCCCAGCGGTTTCGAGGAGGTCCGCGTGCACAACACGGACGACCTCGAAGGCGTGGACGGCGACACGGAAGCGGTTCGCATCGCCTCGAAAGTCGGCGCTCGCAAGCGCGAGCGTATCGAGGAACAGGCAGAGGAACAGGGCATTCGCGTCCTGAACCCGACCTACGTCGAAGTGGAGGTTGACAAATGA
- a CDS encoding 50S ribosomal protein L6, producing MARTELEIPDDVTTTKDHLDLSVEGPEGSVTRRLWYPDVSVEVDGDTVVIESEEEDAKTNATVGTFESHVRNMFHGVTEGWEYTMEVFYSHFPMQVRAENGEVVIENFLGEKAPRRTEIHGDTSVEVDDEVLHLSGPSIEDVGQTAADIEQLTRVQDKDTRVFQDGVYITEKPQTGGV from the coding sequence ATGGCACGAACAGAACTAGAAATTCCGGACGACGTAACCACGACCAAAGACCACCTCGACCTCTCCGTCGAGGGGCCGGAGGGGAGCGTCACGCGACGCCTCTGGTACCCCGACGTGTCGGTCGAAGTGGACGGCGACACCGTGGTTATCGAGAGCGAGGAGGAAGACGCCAAGACCAACGCGACCGTGGGCACGTTCGAGAGCCACGTTCGCAACATGTTCCACGGCGTGACCGAGGGCTGGGAGTACACGATGGAAGTCTTCTACTCCCACTTCCCGATGCAGGTCCGCGCCGAGAACGGCGAGGTCGTCATCGAGAACTTCCTCGGTGAGAAGGCCCCGCGACGCACCGAGATTCACGGCGACACGAGCGTCGAAGTGGACGACGAGGTTCTGCACCTGAGCGGTCCCAGCATCGAGGACGTCGGCCAGACGGCCGCCGACATCGAACAGCTGACCCGCGTTCAGGACAAGGACACCCGCGTCTTCCAAGACGGCGTCTACATCACCGAGAAGCCCCAGACTGGAGGTGTCTAA
- a CDS encoding 30S ribosomal protein S8: MAGNDPLANALSGVDNAESVGHLDHTVQPASNEIGSVLEVFYDRGYIDGFEFVDDGKAGRFEVELKGAINECGAVKPRYSAGADEFEKWEKRFLPARDYGALVVTTSHGVMSHYEARERGVGGQVIAYVY, from the coding sequence ATGGCAGGAAACGATCCGCTGGCCAACGCGCTCTCGGGCGTCGATAACGCCGAGAGTGTCGGCCATCTGGACCACACGGTACAGCCCGCCTCGAACGAAATCGGCAGTGTCCTTGAGGTCTTCTACGACCGCGGGTACATCGACGGCTTCGAGTTCGTCGACGACGGCAAGGCCGGTCGATTCGAGGTCGAACTGAAAGGCGCTATCAACGAGTGTGGCGCGGTCAAGCCCCGGTACTCCGCCGGAGCAGACGAGTTCGAGAAGTGGGAGAAGCGATTCCTCCCCGCCCGCGACTACGGCGCACTCGTCGTCACGACCAGCCACGGCGTCATGAGCCACTACGAGGCCCGCGAACGGGGCGTCGGTGGGCAGGTCATCGCCTACGTCTACTAG
- a CDS encoding 30S ribosomal protein S14 produces the protein MSESETDSEATGEHAGKRTGQTDECQRCGRKQGLVGKYDINLCRQCFREIARSMGFKKYR, from the coding sequence ATGAGTGAAAGCGAAACAGACTCCGAGGCAACCGGAGAACACGCCGGAAAGCGCACCGGCCAGACGGACGAGTGCCAGCGGTGCGGTCGAAAGCAGGGTCTCGTCGGCAAGTACGACATCAACCTGTGTCGGCAGTGTTTCCGCGAAATCGCCCGGAGCATGGGCTTCAAGAAGTATCGATAA
- a CDS encoding 50S ribosomal protein L5, with product MSEAEADFHEMREPTVEKVVVHMGVGEGGRELADAEEILEDVTGQQSVRTLAKSTKPEFGIRQGDPIGAKVTLRDDDAEEFLQKALPLSDVSARQFDETGNFSFGVEEHTEFPSQEYDPNIGIYGLDVTVNLVRPGYRVSKRDKVTRSIPSGHKLTAEDAIAYLESNFDVEVNE from the coding sequence ATGAGTGAAGCCGAGGCGGACTTCCACGAGATGCGAGAGCCGACCGTCGAGAAGGTCGTCGTCCACATGGGCGTCGGCGAAGGTGGTCGAGAACTCGCGGACGCCGAGGAAATCCTCGAAGACGTGACCGGTCAGCAGAGCGTGCGGACGCTGGCCAAGTCCACCAAGCCCGAGTTCGGCATCCGTCAGGGTGACCCCATCGGCGCGAAGGTGACGCTCCGTGACGACGACGCCGAGGAGTTCCTCCAGAAGGCGCTCCCGCTGTCGGACGTCTCAGCGCGTCAGTTCGACGAGACCGGGAACTTCAGTTTCGGTGTCGAGGAACACACCGAGTTCCCGAGTCAGGAGTACGACCCGAACATCGGCATCTACGGTCTCGACGTGACGGTCAATCTCGTCCGACCGGGCTACCGAGTCAGCAAGCGCGACAAGGTCACGCGGTCGATTCCCTCGGGTCACAAGCTGACCGCCGAGGACGCAATCGCGTACCTCGAATCCAACTTCGACGTGGAGGTCAACGAATGA
- a CDS encoding 30S ribosomal protein S4e: protein MTKHQKRLSVPKSWPVERKTDTFTVKADSGPHGEDGVPLLIILRDVLGYVDSRKEARYALEKGTVLVNGDEGVAEDRPIGMFDILAFTEREEYYRVFPDEGGRLALTGIDAESADSKLGKIEDKTKVTGGQTQLNLHDGQNLLVEDASEYSSGDSIVIANDGDDIVAHFPYEEGSLVTAVRGAHAGEVGEVTDITVTPGSGSNNVEVETDDGTFETVEEYVVVIDENFTGDDE from the coding sequence ATGACGAAGCACCAGAAACGACTCTCCGTTCCGAAGTCTTGGCCGGTCGAGCGAAAGACCGACACCTTCACCGTGAAGGCCGACTCCGGCCCGCACGGCGAAGATGGCGTCCCGCTCCTCATCATCCTGCGGGACGTGCTGGGATACGTCGATTCGCGGAAGGAAGCCCGCTACGCCCTCGAAAAGGGCACCGTCCTCGTCAACGGCGACGAGGGAGTTGCGGAGGACCGACCCATCGGCATGTTCGACATTCTCGCGTTCACCGAGCGCGAGGAGTACTACCGCGTCTTCCCCGACGAGGGCGGTCGGCTTGCGCTGACCGGCATCGACGCGGAGTCCGCCGACAGCAAGCTGGGCAAAATCGAAGACAAAACCAAGGTCACCGGCGGCCAGACTCAACTCAACCTCCACGACGGGCAGAACCTGCTGGTCGAGGACGCGAGTGAGTACAGCTCCGGCGACTCCATCGTCATCGCCAACGACGGCGACGACATCGTGGCGCACTTCCCCTACGAGGAGGGGAGCCTCGTGACCGCCGTTCGCGGCGCTCACGCCGGTGAAGTCGGCGAAGTCACCGACATCACCGTCACGCCCGGTAGCGGTTCGAACAACGTCGAAGTCGAGACCGACGACGGCACCTTCGAGACGGTCGAGGAGTACGTCGTGGTCATCGACGAGAACTTCACGGGTGATGACGAATGA
- the rplX gene encoding 50S ribosomal protein L24, with amino-acid sequence MTEQPRKQRNQTERASLHERHEQVKATLADDLREEFDTRSVRVNAGDTVEVMRGDFAGEEGEVTNVDLRDAIVHVEDVTVEKADGEEVPRPLDASNLRVTDLDLEDDRREERLRGENE; translated from the coding sequence ATGACTGAGCAACCACGCAAACAGCGAAACCAGACCGAGCGCGCCTCGCTCCACGAGCGACACGAGCAGGTCAAGGCGACGCTCGCCGACGACCTCCGCGAGGAGTTCGACACCCGCAGTGTCCGCGTCAACGCGGGCGACACCGTCGAGGTCATGCGCGGGGACTTCGCCGGCGAGGAAGGCGAAGTGACCAACGTCGACCTGCGAGATGCCATCGTCCACGTCGAGGACGTCACCGTCGAGAAGGCAGACGGCGAAGAGGTCCCGCGACCGCTCGACGCGAGCAACCTTCGCGTGACCGACCTCGACCTCGAGGACGACCGACGCGAGGAGCGTCTCCGAGGTGAGAACGAATGA
- a CDS encoding 50S ribosomal protein L14, giving the protein MEALKADVTQGLSKGSLLTCADNTGARELKVISVSGYSGTKSRHPKAGIGDKVTVSVTKGTPEMRRQVLEAVIVRQRKPIRRPDGTRVKFEDNAAVVIDDVEEPRGTEIKGPIAREVAERFGSIASTATMIV; this is encoded by the coding sequence ATGGAAGCGCTCAAAGCCGACGTGACGCAGGGCCTCTCGAAGGGGTCCCTGCTGACGTGTGCCGACAACACCGGCGCGCGTGAACTCAAGGTCATTAGCGTCTCCGGCTACTCGGGCACCAAGAGCCGACACCCCAAGGCGGGCATCGGCGACAAAGTGACCGTCTCGGTCACGAAGGGTACCCCCGAGATGCGACGCCAAGTGCTGGAGGCCGTCATCGTCCGCCAGCGCAAGCCCATCCGCCGTCCCGACGGCACCCGCGTCAAGTTCGAAGACAACGCGGCCGTCGTCATCGACGACGTCGAGGAGCCGCGCGGGACCGAAATCAAGGGTCCCATCGCGCGGGAAGTCGCAGAGCGGTTCGGAAGTATCGCAAGCACCGCTACGATGATAGTATGA
- a CDS encoding 30S ribosomal protein S17 yields MAIGLNVSEPEGTCSDENCPFHGTLSVRGQTLEGEVASTDMDKTVIVEREYDVPVPKYDRYMKRRSRVPAHHPDCMELEVGDTVRIAETRPLSKTKSHVVVEQFETTRSFGAGGTEQQDESEGDE; encoded by the coding sequence ATGGCAATAGGACTGAACGTATCAGAGCCGGAGGGAACCTGCTCCGACGAGAACTGTCCGTTCCACGGAACGCTTTCCGTGCGCGGCCAGACCCTCGAAGGAGAGGTTGCCTCCACCGACATGGACAAGACCGTGATCGTCGAGCGAGAGTACGACGTTCCGGTTCCGAAGTACGACCGGTACATGAAGCGCCGGTCCCGCGTTCCGGCACACCACCCGGACTGCATGGAACTGGAAGTCGGCGACACGGTTCGTATCGCTGAGACCCGACCGCTTTCGAAGACCAAGAGCCACGTCGTCGTCGAGCAGTTCGAGACGACGCGGAGCTTCGGCGCGGGCGGCACCGAACAACAGGACGAATCGGAGGGCGACGAATAA
- a CDS encoding ribonuclease P protein component 1 produces the protein MPLTPETLTRHELNGLPVRVVDAANPDLVGIEGRVVAETQGTLSVASGSRVRQVPKQGSKFEFALTDESAGVEKASGTASKLASETAGVRSGQSGACEGVAYVTVDGARLLSRPELRTEKAGDSKWQ, from the coding sequence ATGCCACTAACACCCGAGACGCTGACGCGACACGAACTCAACGGGCTTCCCGTCCGCGTCGTGGACGCGGCGAATCCGGACCTCGTGGGAATCGAGGGCCGGGTCGTCGCCGAGACGCAGGGGACGTTGAGCGTCGCGTCTGGCTCTCGGGTGCGGCAGGTGCCAAAACAGGGCTCGAAATTCGAGTTCGCGCTCACAGATGAATCCGCCGGGGTCGAGAAGGCCTCGGGGACCGCGTCCAAACTTGCATCGGAAACTGCCGGAGTCCGCTCCGGTCAGTCTGGTGCTTGCGAGGGCGTGGCCTACGTTACGGTGGATGGCGCGCGACTGCTCTCACGACCCGAACTGCGCACCGAGAAGGCAGGTGACTCTAAATGGCAATAG
- the rpmC gene encoding 50S ribosomal protein L29, with protein MAILHTEEIRDMTPAERESELEELETELLNAKAVKAAGGAPEDPGRFKELRRTIARIKTVQREEGDLDEDE; from the coding sequence ATGGCGATTCTTCACACCGAGGAAATCCGCGACATGACGCCCGCAGAGCGGGAGTCCGAGCTGGAGGAACTCGAAACGGAACTCCTCAACGCGAAAGCAGTGAAGGCGGCCGGTGGTGCCCCCGAGGACCCCGGTCGATTCAAGGAACTTCGCCGGACCATCGCGCGAATCAAGACGGTTCAGCGCGAGGAAGGCGACTTGGACGAAGACGAATAA
- a CDS encoding 30S ribosomal protein S3: MADEQEFIHDGLQRSQIDEFFAEELGRAGYGGMEVAKTPMGTQIVLKAEKPGMVIGKGGKNIRKITTQLEERFDLEDPQIDVQEVDEPDLNARIVADRLANALERGWYFRKAGHTTIDRIMDAGALGAEIVLSGKVTGARSRVEKFNRGYIKHNGEPAEDIVDHGQGVAVLKLGTIGVDVKIIPPNAKLPDDFEIEEGASPEEVVPEAVEANEQAGVEELLEEPTDEELEDLRADEEAGEEPAEVGEEDIDEEVVEEVIEDESASEESEDAESDQSVEEELDELEEEVEQEAEDLMDEMEDEEGEE, translated from the coding sequence ATGGCAGACGAACAAGAGTTCATTCACGACGGGCTTCAGCGGTCTCAGATCGACGAATTCTTCGCCGAGGAACTCGGCCGCGCGGGCTACGGTGGCATGGAAGTCGCCAAGACCCCGATGGGAACCCAAATCGTCCTCAAGGCCGAGAAGCCCGGTATGGTCATCGGCAAAGGCGGGAAGAACATCCGGAAGATCACCACCCAACTCGAAGAGCGGTTCGACCTCGAAGACCCGCAAATCGACGTGCAGGAAGTGGACGAGCCGGACCTGAACGCCCGCATCGTCGCCGACCGACTCGCCAACGCGCTCGAACGCGGTTGGTACTTCCGGAAGGCCGGTCACACCACCATCGACCGCATCATGGACGCCGGCGCGCTGGGTGCCGAAATCGTCCTGTCCGGTAAGGTGACTGGTGCCCGTTCCCGCGTCGAGAAGTTCAACCGCGGCTACATCAAGCACAACGGCGAACCCGCCGAGGACATCGTTGACCACGGTCAGGGCGTCGCCGTCCTCAAACTCGGCACCATCGGCGTGGACGTCAAAATCATCCCGCCGAACGCCAAGCTCCCCGACGACTTCGAAATCGAGGAGGGCGCGAGCCCCGAGGAAGTCGTCCCGGAGGCCGTCGAGGCCAACGAGCAGGCTGGCGTCGAGGAACTCCTCGAGGAGCCGACCGACGAGGAACTCGAAGACCTTCGAGCCGACGAGGAGGCGGGCGAGGAGCCTGCTGAAGTCGGCGAGGAAGACATCGACGAGGAAGTCGTCGAGGAGGTCATCGAGGACGAGAGCGCCTCGGAGGAATCCGAGGACGCCGAGTCCGACCAGTCCGTCGAGGAGGAACTCGACGAACTGGAGGAGGAAGTCGAGCAGGAAGCCGAGGACCTCATGGACGAGATGGAAGACGAGGAGGGTGAGGAATAA
- a CDS encoding 50S ribosomal protein L22, translated as MGISYSVETDPDTTAKGMLRERHMSHKHSKAIAREIKGMTAGEAREYLQAVINEEQSVPFKQHNSGVGHRSDIDGWDAGRYPEKASEAFLTLIENVVNNADQQGFDGEEMEIMHVAAHKIGEVQGRKPRAMGRASAWNTMEVDVELVLEEVEE; from the coding sequence ATGGGAATCAGTTACAGCGTCGAGACCGACCCGGACACAACCGCCAAGGGGATGCTCCGGGAGCGGCACATGAGCCACAAGCACAGCAAAGCCATCGCCCGCGAAATCAAGGGCATGACCGCTGGAGAGGCCCGCGAGTACCTCCAAGCGGTCATCAACGAGGAGCAGTCGGTGCCGTTCAAGCAACATAACAGCGGCGTCGGCCACCGAAGCGACATCGACGGCTGGGACGCCGGTCGCTACCCCGAGAAGGCCAGCGAGGCCTTCCTGACCCTCATCGAGAACGTCGTCAACAACGCGGACCAGCAGGGCTTCGACGGCGAGGAGATGGAAATCATGCACGTCGCCGCCCACAAAATCGGCGAGGTGCAGGGCCGCAAGCCCCGCGCGATGGGACGAGCCAGCGCGTGGAACACGATGGAAGTAGACGTCGAACTCGTTCTTGAGGAGGTCGAAGAATAA
- a CDS encoding 30S ribosomal protein S19 encodes MSEGEYRTGREGEFTYRGYDLDELQDLSVDEVAELLPARQRRTIERGLSAQQEKLLEEAREATEEGSANDPIRTHLRNMPILPEFVGKTFEVYTGQSFERVYVEPEMIGHYLGEFQLTRKSVEHGQAGIGATRSSKFVPLK; translated from the coding sequence ATGAGCGAAGGCGAATACCGAACCGGCCGTGAAGGTGAGTTCACCTACCGCGGCTACGACCTCGACGAGTTGCAGGACCTGAGCGTCGATGAAGTCGCGGAACTGCTTCCCGCTCGCCAGCGGCGAACTATCGAGCGTGGTCTGTCCGCCCAGCAGGAGAAACTGCTGGAGGAGGCCCGCGAGGCGACCGAGGAGGGGTCGGCAAACGACCCGATTCGGACGCACCTCCGGAACATGCCGATTCTGCCGGAGTTCGTGGGGAAGACGTTCGAGGTGTACACCGGTCAGAGCTTCGAGCGCGTGTACGTCGAGCCTGAGATGATCGGCCATTACCTCGGCGAATTCCAACTGACCCGAAAGTCGGTCGAACACGGACAGGCCGGTATCGGCGCGACCCGCTCCTCGAAGTTCGTGCCACTCAAGTAA
- a CDS encoding 50S ribosomal protein L2 yields the protein MGRRIQGQRRGRGTPTFRAPSHQYKADLTHKKPEDVDTVSGTVVDIEHDPARSAPVAAVEFEDGDQRLILVPEGVGVGETIQIGVSAEIKEGNTLPLAEIPEGVPVCNVERQPGDGGKFARASGVSANLVTHDRDAAVVELPSGEVKRLSPDCRATIGVVAGGGRTEKPMVKAGNKHHKMKARGTKWPNVRGVAMNAVDHPFGGGGRQHPGKPKSVSRNAPPGRKVGDISSRRTGRGGN from the coding sequence ATGGGACGACGAATTCAAGGACAGCGACGTGGTCGCGGGACGCCGACGTTCCGCGCCCCGTCGCACCAGTACAAGGCGGACCTCACGCACAAGAAGCCCGAAGACGTCGATACCGTCTCCGGGACGGTCGTGGACATCGAACACGACCCGGCCCGAAGCGCGCCAGTCGCCGCCGTCGAGTTCGAGGACGGCGACCAGCGCCTCATCCTCGTTCCCGAGGGTGTCGGCGTCGGCGAGACCATCCAAATCGGCGTTAGCGCCGAAATCAAGGAGGGCAACACACTGCCGCTGGCCGAGATTCCGGAAGGAGTCCCGGTCTGTAACGTCGAGCGCCAGCCCGGCGACGGTGGCAAGTTCGCTCGCGCCTCCGGCGTGAGCGCGAACCTCGTCACGCACGACCGCGACGCCGCCGTCGTGGAACTGCCCAGCGGCGAGGTCAAGCGCCTCTCGCCCGACTGTCGGGCGACCATCGGCGTGGTCGCAGGTGGCGGCCGAACCGAGAAGCCGATGGTCAAGGCAGGTAACAAGCACCACAAGATGAAGGCTCGCGGCACCAAGTGGCCGAACGTGCGCGGCGTAGCGATGAACGCCGTCGACCACCCGTTCGGTGGCGGTGGCCGCCAGCACCCCGGCAAACCCAAGTCCGTTTCGCGGAACGCACCGCCCGGACGGAAGGTCGGGGACATCTCGTCCCGGCGAACGGGACGAGGAGGTAACTAG
- a CDS encoding 50S ribosomal protein L23 yields MSSVIEYPWVTEKAMNQMDFDNKLQFIVDLDADKPEIREEIEQQYEVTIEKVNTQVTMNGDKKATVTLSEDDDAQEVASRIGVF; encoded by the coding sequence ATGAGTTCGGTCATCGAGTATCCGTGGGTCACGGAGAAGGCGATGAACCAGATGGACTTCGACAACAAGCTCCAGTTCATCGTGGACCTCGACGCAGACAAGCCCGAAATCCGCGAGGAAATCGAGCAACAGTACGAGGTCACCATCGAGAAGGTCAACACGCAGGTCACCATGAACGGTGACAAGAAGGCCACGGTGACTCTCTCCGAGGACGACGACGCGCAGGAAGTCGCCTCCCGAATCGGGGTGTTCTGA
- the rpl4p gene encoding 50S ribosomal protein L4, with protein MQATIRNLDGEEDGTLDLPAVFDKTVRKDLIKRAVLAAQANRKQDYGADDYAGMRTSAESPGSGRGMAHVPRTNGQAARVPQAVGGRKAHPPKEEKDRTLDINTKERKKAIRSAVAATTDADLVSERGHQFDDDLELPLVVSDDFEDLVKTKEVVSFLEAVGLDADIERAEENKSIRAGQGTTRGRKYKTPKSVLFVTSDEPSKAARNLAGADVATAGEVNAEDLAPGAHPGRLTVWTESAVEEVAER; from the coding sequence ATGCAGGCAACAATCCGCAACCTCGACGGCGAGGAAGACGGTACGCTCGACCTGCCGGCGGTCTTCGACAAGACCGTCCGGAAGGACCTCATCAAGCGAGCCGTCCTCGCCGCGCAGGCAAACCGCAAGCAGGACTACGGCGCGGACGACTACGCTGGGATGCGAACCTCGGCGGAGTCGCCCGGTAGCGGTCGCGGGATGGCCCACGTCCCCCGGACGAACGGTCAGGCGGCCCGAGTGCCGCAGGCCGTTGGGGGTCGCAAGGCGCACCCGCCGAAAGAGGAGAAAGACCGAACGCTCGACATCAACACGAAGGAGCGAAAGAAGGCGATTCGGAGCGCCGTCGCGGCGACCACCGACGCCGACCTCGTCTCCGAGCGCGGCCACCAGTTCGACGACGACCTCGAACTGCCGCTGGTCGTCTCGGACGACTTCGAGGACCTCGTGAAGACCAAGGAGGTCGTCTCCTTCCTCGAAGCAGTCGGCCTCGACGCCGACATCGAGCGCGCCGAGGAGAACAAGTCGATTCGGGCCGGACAGGGTACGACCCGTGGGCGCAAGTACAAGACGCCCAAGTCGGTCCTGTTCGTGACCAGCGACGAACCGTCGAAGGCCGCCCGCAACCTCGCGGGTGCCGACGTGGCGACCGCCGGTGAGGTCAACGCAGAGGACCTCGCGCCCGGCGCGCATCCCGGCCGACTCACGGTCTGGACCGAGAGTGCAGTCGAGGAGGTGGCCGAGCGATGA